A single Staphylococcus muscae DNA region contains:
- the hisF gene encoding imidazole glycerol phosphate synthase subunit HisF, whose product MIKKRIIPCLDVKDGRVVKGVQFKGLRDIGDPVALAMYYNDSGADELVFLDISKTEQGHDLTLDIIEKTASQLFIPLTVGGGISTLDDISQLLRHGADKVSLNSAALKNPDLIRQASEKFGRQCICIAIDSQYDPETDDYYCCTHGGKQRTDKRVYEWVQEVEALGAGELLVTSMAYDGMKNGFDLDHLNGIAQRVNIPIIASGGGGNADHFVTLFNETPVSAGLAASILHDKETTVKEIKTTLDQGGIPVRWH is encoded by the coding sequence ATGATTAAAAAACGTATCATCCCCTGCCTCGACGTTAAAGATGGACGTGTGGTTAAAGGGGTTCAGTTCAAAGGATTGCGCGATATTGGTGATCCCGTCGCACTGGCCATGTATTATAACGACAGCGGTGCCGACGAACTTGTTTTTCTAGATATTTCTAAGACAGAACAAGGTCATGATCTGACATTAGATATTATTGAAAAAACAGCATCTCAACTGTTTATTCCATTAACGGTCGGTGGTGGCATTTCAACACTTGATGATATTTCTCAGCTGCTTAGACATGGTGCAGATAAGGTATCGCTTAACTCAGCTGCACTCAAAAATCCTGACCTGATTCGCCAAGCAAGTGAAAAGTTCGGGCGCCAATGTATCTGTATTGCGATTGATAGCCAATATGATCCTGAAACAGATGATTACTACTGCTGTACACACGGTGGTAAGCAACGTACAGACAAGCGTGTGTATGAGTGGGTTCAAGAAGTAGAGGCACTCGGTGCAGGTGAATTACTCGTGACAAGTATGGCCTATGACGGCATGAAAAACGGCTTTGATCTTGATCACTTAAATGGGATTGCACAACGGGTGAATATCCCAATCATCGCTTCAGGTGGTGGCGGCAATGCTGACCACTTTGTAACACTATTCAATGAAACACCCGTCTCAGCTGGACTTGCCGCAAGTATTTTACATGATAAAGAAACCACAGTTAAAGAAATAAAAACAACACTTGATCAAGGAGGGATTCCAGTCAGATGGCACTAA
- a CDS encoding pyridoxal phosphate-dependent aminotransferase, translating into MIKMDKNESAGTPLSPETYFEILNAQDYNFYHDDDYDRFRTAYANYFGGFTKDQVCAANGSDELIQKLMFIMPEGPCLTLNPDFFMYQAFAEQVGRPIEFVDATTDLQFPIDAVLTRIDEVKPSFFILSNPHNPTGQRFDETYLLQIADKMKALGGYLVIDEAYIDFSTPLDITLEDHIVVMHTLSKAFGLAGLRVGVLIGTEPTIDRVRRIEHPYPLNILSLRIATYLFEHPDSTKVFVAQQRDLSDRLKNIFSRYVGDKIKLYPSETNFILTAGSYAVSLGEYVYDHGFKPRFYDPITEQPMSDCVRYSIATEEDLDRFESIVKEWSEQHDLSN; encoded by the coding sequence ATGATTAAAATGGATAAAAATGAAAGTGCTGGAACGCCTTTATCACCGGAAACCTATTTTGAAATACTCAATGCACAAGATTATAACTTCTACCACGATGATGATTATGACCGCTTCCGCACAGCATATGCGAACTATTTTGGTGGTTTTACAAAGGACCAAGTTTGTGCTGCAAATGGGTCGGATGAACTTATTCAAAAGCTGATGTTTATTATGCCAGAAGGACCTTGTCTGACATTAAATCCTGACTTCTTTATGTATCAAGCATTTGCAGAACAAGTGGGACGTCCTATTGAATTTGTAGATGCAACAACCGACTTACAATTTCCAATTGACGCTGTATTAACACGTATCGATGAAGTCAAACCAAGCTTCTTTATTTTAAGTAATCCACACAATCCAACTGGTCAACGCTTTGATGAAACATATCTCTTACAAATTGCAGATAAAATGAAAGCACTAGGTGGCTATCTTGTGATTGATGAAGCATATATCGACTTTTCAACGCCACTTGATATTACATTGGAAGATCATATTGTCGTGATGCACACTTTATCAAAAGCATTTGGACTTGCCGGTTTACGTGTCGGTGTCTTAATCGGAACAGAGCCAACCATCGACCGTGTACGTCGCATTGAACACCCATATCCACTTAATATTTTATCTCTGCGCATTGCGACATATTTATTTGAACATCCAGACTCAACAAAAGTATTCGTTGCACAACAGCGTGACTTAAGTGACCGTCTGAAAAACATATTTTCACGCTATGTAGGTGACAAAATCAAGTTATATCCGAGTGAAACGAACTTTATTTTAACAGCAGGCTCTTATGCCGTGTCACTAGGTGAGTATGTATATGATCACGGATTTAAACCAAGATTCTATGATCCTATCACTGAACAGCCTATGAGTGATTGTGTGCGCTACTCGATTGCGACAGAAGAAGATCTAGACCGTTTCGAAAGTATTGTGAAAGAATGGAGTGAACAACATGACCTTTCAAATTAA
- the hisB gene encoding imidazoleglycerol-phosphate dehydratase HisB, translating to MTFQIKRETKETKIDIRLSQSNQESNIQTGVGFLDHMLTLFSFHSGLTLNIDVQGDTWVDDHHTTEDIGIVLGQLLLQLTQENPYYERYGQQYLPMDETLARAVVDISGRPYLHFNATFSKEKVGQFDTELVEEFFRAFVINARLTVHIDLLHQGNTHHEIEAIFKAFARALKQALAPADSQRIPSSKGVIES from the coding sequence ATGACCTTTCAAATTAAACGTGAAACAAAAGAGACAAAAATTGATATTCGTCTCTCACAATCCAATCAAGAAAGTAACATTCAAACAGGCGTTGGATTTTTAGATCATATGCTCACACTGTTTAGCTTTCACAGCGGGCTTACTTTAAATATTGATGTTCAAGGCGACACATGGGTAGACGACCACCATACAACAGAAGATATCGGTATCGTTTTAGGGCAATTGCTCTTACAACTCACACAAGAAAATCCTTACTATGAACGTTATGGTCAACAATATTTACCGATGGATGAAACATTAGCACGTGCCGTTGTAGACATTAGTGGTCGTCCATACCTTCACTTTAATGCGACATTCAGTAAGGAGAAAGTCGGTCAGTTTGATACAGAACTGGTAGAAGAATTTTTCCGAGCATTTGTCATCAATGCACGTTTAACGGTTCACATCGATTTATTACACCAAGGCAATACACACCACGAGATTGAAGCGATTTTCAAAGCCTTTGCACGTGCACTAAAACAAGCGCTTGCACCTGCTGACTCGCAACGTATCCCCTCATCCAAAGGTGTGATTGAATCATGA
- the hisH gene encoding imidazole glycerol phosphate synthase subunit HisH, with product MIVIVDYGLGNIHNVKRAVEHLGYEVVLSRDPATIHAADQLILPGVGHFKDAMTAIRQYGLDQILQQYDKPIIGICLGMQLMYEESEEGHVSGLGLLKGRITEIQTPYTVPHLGWNNLISSKADLTQDVYFVHSYQAPMNEDVIAYAEYGTDIPGIVQHESYIGIQFHPEKSGESGLNILAQALKGGWQHA from the coding sequence ATGATTGTCATTGTAGATTATGGACTAGGAAATATTCATAATGTTAAACGTGCTGTGGAACACTTAGGTTACGAAGTTGTTTTATCACGCGATCCAGCAACCATCCATGCCGCAGATCAACTCATTTTACCGGGTGTCGGACACTTTAAAGATGCGATGACAGCAATACGTCAGTATGGTCTTGATCAGATACTGCAACAATACGACAAACCGATCATCGGCATTTGTCTTGGAATGCAGTTAATGTATGAAGAAAGCGAAGAAGGACATGTATCTGGACTAGGGCTTTTAAAAGGGCGTATTACAGAAATACAAACACCCTACACCGTCCCACATCTCGGTTGGAATAATTTAATCTCATCTAAAGCTGACTTAACACAAGATGTTTACTTCGTTCATAGCTATCAAGCACCCATGAATGAAGATGTAATCGCTTATGCAGAATATGGCACAGATATTCCAGGTATTGTGCAACACGAATCATATATCGGCATTCAATTTCATCCCGAAAAAAGTGGTGAAAGTGGCTTGAATATACTTGCACAAGCACTCAAAGGAGGATGGCAACATGCTTAA
- the hisIE gene encoding bifunctional phosphoribosyl-AMP cyclohydrolase/phosphoribosyl-ATP diphosphatase HisIE: MALKPDFSKGLLPAILQDATTQQVLMLGYMNEEAFERTVNDGVAWFYSRSKQRLWKKGETSGHTQQVVDIRLDCDDDTILLFVHPQGPTCHTGSQSCFNTAVPYQLQQLETTIQQRASEQSDKSYTQYLLAEGKEKITKKFGEEAFEVVIAAMKNDRSELISESADLLYHLFVLLHEQGVTINEVESLLSARHNTQNNFKGERQDIENW; the protein is encoded by the coding sequence ATGGCACTAAAACCAGACTTTTCCAAAGGACTCTTACCTGCAATTTTACAAGATGCCACAACACAACAAGTCTTGATGTTAGGCTACATGAATGAAGAAGCATTTGAACGTACGGTCAATGACGGTGTCGCATGGTTCTATTCACGCTCAAAGCAACGTTTATGGAAGAAGGGTGAAACTTCCGGACATACACAGCAAGTTGTCGACATACGTCTGGACTGTGATGATGATACGATTTTATTATTTGTACATCCACAGGGACCAACATGTCACACCGGCTCCCAAAGTTGTTTCAACACAGCAGTGCCCTATCAACTACAACAACTCGAAACAACCATTCAACAACGTGCAAGCGAGCAGTCAGATAAGTCTTACACGCAATATTTACTGGCAGAAGGTAAAGAAAAAATCACTAAGAAATTTGGCGAAGAAGCATTCGAAGTCGTGATTGCAGCTATGAAAAATGACCGTTCCGAACTCATCTCAGAAAGTGCCGATCTACTCTATCACCTGTTTGTCCTCTTGCACGAACAAGGCGTAACGATTAATGAGGTTGAATCATTGCTCAGTGCACGCCACAACACACAAAATAACTTTAAAGGCGAACGCCAAGATATTGAGAATTGGTGA
- the hisA gene encoding 1-(5-phosphoribosyl)-5-((5-phosphoribosylamino)methylideneamino)imidazole-4-carboxamide isomerase: MLKLWPAIDLIEGQSVRLTEGDYDTSEAMTRSAEDSIQFYQQFECVDRIHIIDLIGAKSQRAVEMDYIRQLINSSTKPIEVGGGIRDVDTIRNYLSHGVDYCIVGTKAIQDIDWLTEMATLFPGKLYVSVDAYDTDIKINGWLEDAQLNLFDYVSAIEHLPLGGVIYTDISKDGKLQGPNFERTAQLAAHTQLPVIASGGIRHQADLHQLEETGVAAAIVGKAANQPEFWEGLR; the protein is encoded by the coding sequence ATGCTTAAATTATGGCCAGCAATTGACCTTATTGAAGGACAAAGCGTGCGCTTAACAGAGGGAGATTATGATACATCAGAGGCAATGACACGTTCAGCAGAGGACAGCATTCAATTTTATCAGCAGTTTGAATGTGTTGATCGTATTCACATTATTGATTTAATCGGTGCTAAGTCACAACGTGCAGTCGAAATGGATTACATTCGCCAACTCATCAATAGTAGTACGAAACCGATCGAAGTGGGTGGTGGCATCCGTGATGTGGATACCATTCGTAACTATCTCTCACATGGCGTAGATTACTGTATTGTCGGAACGAAAGCCATTCAAGATATCGACTGGTTAACAGAAATGGCAACATTATTTCCCGGGAAACTCTATGTATCCGTGGATGCGTATGATACGGATATCAAAATAAATGGTTGGTTAGAAGATGCCCAACTTAACTTGTTTGACTATGTATCTGCTATTGAACACTTACCACTTGGCGGTGTGATTTATACCGACATCTCAAAAGACGGAAAGTTACAAGGTCCAAACTTTGAACGGACAGCACAACTGGCAGCCCATACCCAACTTCCTGTTATCGCATCAGGCGGGATTCGTCATCAAGCAGATTTGCACCAACTTGAAGAGACAGGTGTCGCAGCAGCTATTGTAGGAAAAGCCGCAAACCAACCTGAATTCTGGGAGGGATTACGATGA